One window of Acanthochromis polyacanthus isolate Apoly-LR-REF ecotype Palm Island chromosome 19, KAUST_Apoly_ChrSc, whole genome shotgun sequence genomic DNA carries:
- the LOC110968420 gene encoding leukocyte cell-derived chemotaxin-2-like, with translation MRTLIFLLAVLWVCDGVKFGQLCKGNPNNRRRTSDRWGEGHYGAGRGNRRHQGLDIECRDGSTVYAPFDVTLVRKVIVYKDPEKKKTAINEGIQMRGEGLCFNLFYVRPDKTSGFVRKGARIGTMLPMQRVYPGITSHVHVQMCDRSNPTRYF, from the exons ATGAGGACACTCATCTTTTTACTGG ctgtgttgtgggTCTGTGACGGCGTGAAGTTCGGTCAGTTGTGTAAAGGAAACCCGAACAACAGGAGAAGGACGAGCGACAGATGGGGAGAAGGACACTATGGAGCCGGAAG AGGTAACAGGCGACATCAAGGTCTGGACATCGAGTGCAGAGACGGATCGACTGTCTACGCTCCGTTCGACGTCACGCTTGTCCGTAAAGTGATCGTCTACAAAGATCCGGAGAAAAAGAAAACCGCCATCAATGAGGGCATCCAAATGAGGGGAGAAG GTCTGTGTTTCAACCTGTTCTACGTGAGGCCGGACAAAACCTCCGGGTTTGTGAGAAAGGGGGCTCGGATCGGGACCATGCTGCCCATGCAGAGGGTCTATCCAGGAATCACCTCACACGTCCACGTCCAGATGTGCGACAGGAGCAACCCCACGCGGTACTTCTGA
- the LOC110968421 gene encoding lysyl oxidase homolog 2-like yields the protein MWELNTHQTKESLLRAVDSLRQRGGGTKTGRALKHILRSSFKYDMGMRRDARKIVVVFTDGTSSDRVKEPAEHLRDTGIEVYAIGIGGASKLQLVNMATDRAHLYFLKDFSSLRRIVNDFSISLCNSATSRDSVRLVNGTSLCSGRLEVRSNQFNHSNQSNQFNQSNQSNQGWSSVCEADFDLQDAEVVCRELGCGAPWVLWGPLYGEVEAPWWSREFQCGGRESALMDCRSSASHRNTCSPGRAAGLTCSEPLRLVGGASRCAGVLQVKLVEWRMVDGSDWSLKAAAAACTELHCGSAVLTASSNQSSESPGWSVDLQCVEAGWRLRECSKSTQSSSTVEIVCSDLLERPIILVSSVDGVSEAQQQGFRVSWRSSFTLSCSIQPQYPGGSFQLSFTSSSNTTLSRTQPALNHSAHFLFPVTDHAHQGSYTCVYHVHVFSHNFSSESRRLSLVVSDPTVFFIRLTLLLLSLLIFTSLICFSHKTARKYKRSPQEDVEVEQQTRRRRRILQVEQQI from the exons ATGTGGGAGCTGAACACCCACCAGACCAAAGAGTCGCTGCTGAGGGCTGTTGACAGCCTCAGACAAAGAGGTGGAGGCACCAAGACAG GAAGGGCTCTGAAACACATCCTCCGCTCCAGCTTTAAATACGACATGGGAATGCGACGAGACGCCAGAaaaattgttgttgttttcactgATGGAACGTCCAGTGATCGTGTAAAGGAGCCTGCTGAGCACCTGAGAGACACCGGCATCGAGGTCTACGCTATCG gTATCGGGGGTGCCTCAAAGCTCCAGTTGGTGAACATGGCCACTGACCGAGCTCACTTGTACTTTCTGAAAGACTTCAGTTCTCTCAGAAGAATTGTCAACGATTTCTCCATCAGCCTCTGTAACAGCGCTACGAGCCGAG actCTGTGAGGCTGGTGAATGGAACCAGTCTGTGTTCAGGAAGACTGGAGGTCAGATCCAACCAGTTTAACCACTCCAACCAGTCCAACCAGTTTAACCAGTCCAACCAGTCCAACCAGGGGTGGTCCTCGGTGTGTGAGGCTgactttgacctgcaggatgctgAGGTGGTCTGCAGGGAGTTGGGCTGTGGGGCTCCTTGGGTCCTCTGGGGGCCGCTCTATGGAGAGGTGGAGGCTCCATGGTGGAGCAGAGAGTTCCAGTGTGGAGGCCGTGAGTCTGCTCTGATGGACTGTAGAAGCTCCGCCTCACATAGAAACACCTGCTCACCTGGCAGAGCTGCTGGACTCACCTGCTCAG AGCCGCTCAGGTTGGTGGGAGGAGCCAGTCGCTGTGCAGGTGTTCTGCAGGTGAAGCTGGTGGAGTGGAGGATGGTGGACGGCTCTGACTGGAGCCTGaaggcagcagctgcagcctgcACAGAGCTGCACTGTGGTTCTGCTGTTTTAACAGCGAGCAGCAACCAGTCCTCAGAGAGTCCAGGGTGGAGCGTCGACCTTCAGTGCGTTGAGGCCGGATGGAGGCTGAGGGAGTGTTCCAAGTCcactcagtcctcctccaccGTGGAGATCGTCTGCTCAG ACCTGCTGGAGCGGCCCATCATCTTGGTGTCCTCTGTGGACGGGGTCTCCGAGGCCCAGCAGCAGGGCTTCCGGGTGTCCTGGCGCTCCAGCTTCACCCTCAGCTGCTCCATCCAGCCTCAGTACCCAGGAGGCTCCTTCCAGCTcagcttcacctcctcctccaacaCCACGCTCAGCCGCACCCAGCCGGCCCTCAATCACTCCgcccacttcctgtttcctgtcacaGACCACGCCCACCAAGGCAGCTACACCTGCGTCTATCACGTCCACGTCTTTTCCCACAACTTCTCCTCCGAGAGCCGCCGGCTGTCTCTGGTGGTCTCAG ATCCAACAGTGTTCTTCATCAGActgacgctgctgctgctcagtctGCTGATCTTCACGTCTCTCATCTGTTTCAGCCACAAG ACCGCCAGGAAGTACAAGAGGAGTCCACAGGAGGACGtggaggtggagcagcagaccaggagaagaaggaggatcctccaggtggagcagcagatctga